The following proteins are encoded in a genomic region of Pan troglodytes isolate AG18354 chromosome 2, NHGRI_mPanTro3-v2.0_pri, whole genome shotgun sequence:
- the P2RY1 gene encoding P2Y purinoceptor 1, with product MTEVLWPAVPNGTDAAFLAGPGSSWGNSTVASTAAVSSSFKCALTKTGFQFYYLPAVYILVFIIGFLGNSVAIWMFVFHMKPWSGISVYMFNLALADFLYVLTLPALIFYYFNKTDWIFGDAMCKLQRFIFHVNLYGSILFLTCISAHRYSGVVYPLKSLGRLKKKNAIYISVLVWLIVVVAISPILFYSGTGVRKNKTITCYDTTSDEYLRSYFIYSMCTTVAMFCVPLVLILGCYGLIVRALIYKDLDNSPLRRKSIYLVIIVLTVFAVSYIPFHVMKTMNLRARLDFQTPAMCAFNDRVYATYQVTRGLASLNSCVDPILYFLAGDTFRRRLSRATRKASRRSEANLQSKSEDMTLNILPEFKQNGDTSL from the coding sequence ATGACCGAGGTGCTGTGGCCGGCTGTCCCCAACGGGACGGACGCTGCCTTCCTGGCCGGTCCGGGTTCGTCCTGGGGGAACAGCACGGTCGCCTCCACTGCCGCCGTCTCCTCGTCGTTCAAATGCGCCTTGACCAAGACGGGCTTCCAGTTTTACTACCTGCCGGCTGTCTACATCTTGGTATTCATCATCGGCTTCCTGGGCAACAGCGTGGCCATCTGGATGTTCGTCTTCCACATGAAGCCCTGGAGCGGCATCTCCGTGTACATGTTCAACTTGGCTCTGGCCGACTTCTTGTACGTGCTGACTCTGCCAGCCCTGATCTTCTACTACTTCAATAAAACAGACTGGATCTTCGGGGATGCCATGTGTAAACTGCAGAGGTTCATCTTTCATGTGAACCTCTATGGCAGCATCTTGTTTCTGACATGCATCAGTGCCCACCGGTACAGCGGTGTGGTGTACCCCCTCAAGTCCCTGGGCCGGCTCAAAAAGAAGAACGCGATCTATATCAGCGTGCTGGTGTGGCTCATTGTGGTGGTGGCGATCTCCCCCATCCTCTTCTACTCAGGTACCGGGGTCcgcaaaaacaaaaccatcacCTGTTACGACACCACCTCAGACGAGTACCTGCGAAGTTATTTCATCTACAGCATGTGCACGACCGTGGCCATGTTCTGTGTCCCCTTGGTGCTGATTCTGGGCTGTTACGGATTAATTGTGAGAGCTTTGATTTACAAAGATCTGGACAACTCTCCTCTGAGGAGAAAATCGATTTACCTGGTGATCATTGTACTGACTGTTTTTGCTGTGTCTTACATCCCTTTCCATGTGATGAAAACGATGAACTTGAGGGCCCGGCTTGATTTTCAGACCCCAGCAATGTGTGCTTTCAATGACAGGGTTTATGCCACGTATCAGGTGACAAGAGGTCTAGCAAGTCTCAACAGTTGTGTGGACCCCATTCTCTATTTCTTGGCGGGAGATACTTTCAGAAGGAGACTCTCCCGAGCCACAAGGAAAGCTTCTAGAAGAAGTGAGGCAAATTTGCAATCCAAGAGTGAAGACATGACCCTCAATATTTTACCTGAGTTCAAGCAGAATGGAGATACAAGCCTCTGA